A single Vespula vulgaris chromosome 3, iyVesVulg1.1, whole genome shotgun sequence DNA region contains:
- the LOC127062455 gene encoding protein unc-13 homolog 4B isoform X3, translating to MGLWRLWRTTKVLEKNVDEKNFNETYVKSGPKLLHLVSTTEIQETDGGFFENLGTLLAEKVRAQEQMEGPLPKKKEEIETEDEDNLSEEGSIEEPTEALLETDSDRDEKEHAKNFLVESVGLNIEELYTALVYMTQHQIGYDVSNECAQEALLNHLQNAFKIDNETHERILEETQNMEAPEMHLNVEVIEAKELVSKDANGKSDPFCALYLESAPTRRYNTAVKTSTLSPIWEEHFELPLEDPENDVLSLEVWDFDAAETVPEKISKVKDIKGVRGLVKLAKEIAVTATTGSHDNEFIGRCRIPLKDIPTTGHMMWYPLEKKNKSKRRGVVKLKLAFSAEHNAQVAAQEHRHLLRVLLLYELETEKVEKYCWCGRWSGPAEALILQHSAQRGLLARNIALAQWIEYARIHQEHPLNFMVFNKLIVDLLRPMDNGLFSTDETKLFWDATRKLLYSCLNSIRKIRRLVLGDKNAITQLSAILGILSSIATLKIPEDFDLFLAKMYPWFPEPDGTKLDVIQGLENTVIQGGVEWFEHIASNTTPETKSDEDALRYQIKVIQLIRADLQRSIDYYDKLFIKKINFPYARTLYIMYEKKISDMCMEAVEDVCARLKRIEVDSNNDSELTLGTTLFELYLTLQRYAMLGHIVCAEGQLESMKIQNYHDWFRAGVAHWLDIAVYKAIKRIDRAVEFDTLQAIDNTVKYTSSAVDTLTIFYQIKVFWTQLAWPDVEGSYTFVTKIIDDICKCSIAYADKMATKAETTTDLEQLTESSVYEKKFLVSNAWCFAINNIDYIRTSIGPLANDLGLQGIVDALGENKTEEEADRCKQTLQLIIANAADTVKNKIIELLEVVSHKMAPAMKRYLMEGAELIDTTSNAMDRLLQYLDSNLTILHDNLSQDNFERVLLVIWEIMSETLYQLVHSNLEKRRPPSFYSNLHRTLHTLIRFFNLGADETSNVQVLEKIEELLKLHGLETAELIHRYNQDRLKEQKEMEETIYGLLTVKACFLNNSLNIQVLNARNLRPMDSNGDFIGKLSTLERKLHSKSKQRLKEGKKSKCDSYVKIRLLPEEKFTDNKTPKTHVQKETLFPLFDETFNIPLTEEQRVIEDAIVAFEIKDKDFLRTRFMAEAFLSFREIPEVGPEKGMELMEQIHLKLSRPTNKSTDVIRALEHRKGDNQAMDFISKMHNKSNTK from the exons GATACAAGAGACCGATGGCGGCTTCTTCGAAAATCTTGGCACGTTGCTGGCCGAAAAAGTACGTGCTCAGGAACAAATGGAAGGACCTCTTccgaaaaagaaggaggagataGAAACCGAAGATGAGGATAATTTGAGCGAGGAAGGAAGCATCGAGGAACCAACCGAAGCTTTGTTAGAAACTGATAGCGATCGAGACGAGAAAGAACATGCTAAAAATTTTTTGGTCGAATCCGTTGGGCTGAAC ATCGAGGAACTTTATACTGCCCTTGTGTATATGACACAACATCAAATCGGCTACGACGTTTCTAACGAGTGTGCACAAGAAGCTCTGTTAAATCATCTGCAAAATGCATTCAAGATCGACAATGAAACTCATGAGAGAATTTTGGAAGAAACGCAAAACATGGAG gCTCCAGAAATGCATCTCAATGTAGAAGTGATAGAAGCCAAGGAATTGGTATCCAAAGATGCTAATGGAAAAAGTGATCCGTTTTGCGCTCTTTATCTCGAATCAGCTCCTACTAGGAGATACAACACGGCTGTAAAAACGTCCACCCTTAGTCCAATATGGGAAGAACATTTTGAATT ACCTTTAGAGGATCCAGAAAACGATGTTCTATCCCTGGAAGTTTG gGATTTCGATGCAGCTGAAACTGTGCCTGAGAAAATAAGTAAAGTTAAAGATATTAAAGGTGTTCGTGGTCTCGTGAAACTTGCCAAGGAAATCGCCGTAACAGCCACCACTGGTAGTCatgataatgaatttattgGACGTTGTCGAATACCTTTAAag GATATTCCAACGACTGGACACATGATGTGGTATcctttggagaaaaaaaataaatccaaaAGACGAGGAgtcgttaaattaaaattggcTTTTAGCGCGGAACATAATGCGCAAGTTGCTGCTCAGGAACACAGACATTTACTCAGAGTTTTGTTGCTATACGAACTTGAGACTGAAAAAGTCGAAAAATATTGTTGGTGTGGTCGATGGTCAGGTCCTGCAGAAGCTTTGATCCTCCAACATAGTGCACAACGTGGTCTTTTAGCTAGAAACATTGCTCTAGCACAATGGATCGAATATGCTAGAATTCATCAAGAACATCCACTTAATTTTATggtttttaataaattgatagTCGATTTATTAAGACCTATGGATAATGGATTATTTTCTACGGATGAAACTAAACTATTTTGGGATGCAACAAGGAAATTATTGTATTCTTGTTTAAACAGTATAAGGAAAATAAGGAGATTAGTTTTAGGAGATAAAAATGCCATAACACAGTTATCAGCTATTTTAgg aaTATTATCGTCTATTGCCACTCTAAAAATTCCTGAAGATTTTGATCTATTTCTTGCAAAGATGTATCCTTGGTTTCCAGAACCAGATGGTACGAAATTGGATGTTATTCAAGGTTTAGAGAACACAGTTATACAAGGCGGTGTCGAATG GTTTGAACACATAGCAAGTAATACTACTCCGGAAACTAAATCGGACGAAGATGCATTAAGATATCAAATTAAAGTAATCCAGTTAATCAGAGCGGATTTACAAAGATCTATAGATTATTACGACAAGCTGTTCATCAA aaaaattaatttccctTATGCAAGAACGTTATACAttatgtatgaaaaaaaaataagtgacATGTGCATGGAGGCTGTGGAAGATGTATGTGCAAGGTTAAAACGTATAGAAGtcgatagtaataatgattCTGAGCTAACTCTTGGTACAACTTTGTTCGAACTCTATCTCACGCTTCAACGATATGCTAT GCTGGGCCATATAGTCTGCGCAGAAGGACAATTGGaatcaatgaaaatacaaaattatcacGACTGGTTTAGAGCTGGTGTAGCACATTGGTTGGATATTGCAGTATACAAGGCTATAAAACGAATCGATAGAGCTGTTGAGTTTGATACATTACAGGCTATTGATAATACTGTGAAATACACATCCAGTGCAGTTGATACATTGacgattttttatcaaatcaaAGTTTTCTGGACACAACTGGCATGGCCTGATGTTGAAGGATCTTATACGTTTGTCACTAAAATTATAGAc GATATTTGTAAATGTTCCATTGCATACGCTGATAAAATGGCTACGAAGGCAGAGACTACAACAGATTTAGAACAACTTACCGAAAGTAGCGTCTATGAGAAAAAATTCTTGGTATCTAATGCTTGGTGCTTtgctattaataatatcgattatatcagAACATCGATCGGTCCATTGGCCAATGATTTAGGCCTTCAAGGTATCGTCGATGCTTTAGGAGAAAACAAAACTGAAGAAGAGGCTGATCGTTGCAAACAAACACTTCAGTTAATCATTGCTAATGCGGCAGACactgtgaaaaataaaattattgaattgtTAGAAGTTGTTTCCCACAAAATGGCACCTGCTATGAAAag GTATCTAATGGAAGGTGCAGAATTAATAGATACTACTAGTAATGCGATGGATCGACTTTTGCAATATCTTGATTCAAATTTAACTATATTACACGATAATCTTAGCCAGGATAACTTTGAAAGAGTTCTCCTAGTGATTTGGGAGATAATGTCTGAAACACTTTATCAATTAGTTCATAGTAATCTAGAA AAAAGAAGACCACCTTCATTCTACTCTAATCTACATCGGACACTTCATACACTCATTAGATTTTTCAATCTTGGTGCAGATGAGACGTCGAACGTGCAGGTTTTAGAGAAGATTGAAGAACTTTTGAAACTTCATGGTTTGGAAACAGCTGAGCTTATTCATCGATATAATCAAGATCGAttgaaagaacagaaagagatggaagaaaCTATCTACGGTCTTCTCACTGTTAAAGCTTGCTTCCTGAACAATTCATTGAACATTCAAGTTCTCAATGCCAGAAATCTACGACCGATGGATAGTAATG GAGATTTTATAGGCAAGCTGTCTACTCTCGAGCGTAAACTGCACTCTAAATCTAAACAAAGActgaaagaagggaagaaaa gCAAATGTGATTCTTACGTAAAAATAAGATTGTTGCcggaagaaaaatttactGATAACAAGACACCAAAGACACACGTAcaaaaggaaactttgtttcctcttttcgaTGAAACTTTTAACAT TCCTCTTACCGAAGAACAACGAGTTATAGAGGATGCCATAGTGgcttttgaaataaaagacaaagattTCTTACGAACTAGATTTATGGCTGAAGCCTTTTTATCATTCCGTGAAATTCCAGAAGTGGGACCAGAAAAAGGAATGGAATTAATGGAACAAATTCATTTGAAACTTTCACGGCCAACTAACAAAA gTACGGACGTAATTCGAGCCTTGGAACATAGGAAAGGAGACAACCAAGCAATGGATTTCATATCTAAGATGCATAATAAATCcaatacaaaataa
- the LOC127062455 gene encoding protein unc-13 homolog 4B isoform X6 yields the protein MQLGKFVGPVFVRSEEINIEELYTALVYMTQHQIGYDVSNECAQEALLNHLQNAFKIDNETHERILEETQNMEAPEMHLNVEVIEAKELVSKDANGKSDPFCALYLESAPTRRYNTAVKTSTLSPIWEEHFELPLEDPENDVLSLEVWDFDAAETVPEKISKVKDIKGVRGLVKLAKEIAVTATTGSHDNEFIGRCRIPLKDIPTTGHMMWYPLEKKNKSKRRGVVKLKLAFSAEHNAQVAAQEHRHLLRVLLLYELETEKVEKYCWCGRWSGPAEALILQHSAQRGLLARNIALAQWIEYARIHQEHPLNFMVFNKLIVDLLRPMDNGLFSTDETKLFWDATRKLLYSCLNSIRKIRRLVLGDKNAITQLSAILGILSSIATLKIPEDFDLFLAKMYPWFPEPDGTKLDVIQGLENTVIQGGVEWFEHIASNTTPETKSDEDALRYQIKVIQLIRADLQRSIDYYDKLFIKKINFPYARTLYIMYEKKISDMCMEAVEDVCARLKRIEVDSNNDSELTLGTTLFELYLTLQRYAMLGHIVCAEGQLESMKIQNYHDWFRAGVAHWLDIAVYKAIKRIDRAVEFDTLQAIDNTVKYTSSAVDTLTIFYQIKVFWTQLAWPDVEGSYTFVTKIIDDICKCSIAYADKMATKAETTTDLEQLTESSVYEKKFLVSNAWCFAINNIDYIRTSIGPLANDLGLQGIVDALGENKTEEEADRCKQTLQLIIANAADTVKNKIIELLEVVSHKMAPAMKRYLMEGAELIDTTSNAMDRLLQYLDSNLTILHDNLSQDNFERVLLVIWEIMSETLYQLVHSNLEKRRPPSFYSNLHRTLHTLIRFFNLGADETSNVQVLEKIEELLKLHGLETAELIHRYNQDRLKEQKEMEETIYGLLTVKACFLNNSLNIQVLNARNLRPMDSNGDFIGKLSTLERKLHSKSKQRLKEGKKSKCDSYVKIRLLPEEKFTDNKTPKTHVQKETLFPLFDETFNIPLTEEQRVIEDAIVAFEIKDKDFLRTRFMAEAFLSFREIPEVGPEKGMELMEQIHLKLSRPTNKSTDVIRALEHRKGDNQAMDFISKMHNKSNTK from the exons ATGCAGTTGGGAAAGTTTGTTGGTCCTGTTTTCGTCAGAAGCGAGGAAATAAAT ATCGAGGAACTTTATACTGCCCTTGTGTATATGACACAACATCAAATCGGCTACGACGTTTCTAACGAGTGTGCACAAGAAGCTCTGTTAAATCATCTGCAAAATGCATTCAAGATCGACAATGAAACTCATGAGAGAATTTTGGAAGAAACGCAAAACATGGAG gCTCCAGAAATGCATCTCAATGTAGAAGTGATAGAAGCCAAGGAATTGGTATCCAAAGATGCTAATGGAAAAAGTGATCCGTTTTGCGCTCTTTATCTCGAATCAGCTCCTACTAGGAGATACAACACGGCTGTAAAAACGTCCACCCTTAGTCCAATATGGGAAGAACATTTTGAATT ACCTTTAGAGGATCCAGAAAACGATGTTCTATCCCTGGAAGTTTG gGATTTCGATGCAGCTGAAACTGTGCCTGAGAAAATAAGTAAAGTTAAAGATATTAAAGGTGTTCGTGGTCTCGTGAAACTTGCCAAGGAAATCGCCGTAACAGCCACCACTGGTAGTCatgataatgaatttattgGACGTTGTCGAATACCTTTAAag GATATTCCAACGACTGGACACATGATGTGGTATcctttggagaaaaaaaataaatccaaaAGACGAGGAgtcgttaaattaaaattggcTTTTAGCGCGGAACATAATGCGCAAGTTGCTGCTCAGGAACACAGACATTTACTCAGAGTTTTGTTGCTATACGAACTTGAGACTGAAAAAGTCGAAAAATATTGTTGGTGTGGTCGATGGTCAGGTCCTGCAGAAGCTTTGATCCTCCAACATAGTGCACAACGTGGTCTTTTAGCTAGAAACATTGCTCTAGCACAATGGATCGAATATGCTAGAATTCATCAAGAACATCCACTTAATTTTATggtttttaataaattgatagTCGATTTATTAAGACCTATGGATAATGGATTATTTTCTACGGATGAAACTAAACTATTTTGGGATGCAACAAGGAAATTATTGTATTCTTGTTTAAACAGTATAAGGAAAATAAGGAGATTAGTTTTAGGAGATAAAAATGCCATAACACAGTTATCAGCTATTTTAgg aaTATTATCGTCTATTGCCACTCTAAAAATTCCTGAAGATTTTGATCTATTTCTTGCAAAGATGTATCCTTGGTTTCCAGAACCAGATGGTACGAAATTGGATGTTATTCAAGGTTTAGAGAACACAGTTATACAAGGCGGTGTCGAATG GTTTGAACACATAGCAAGTAATACTACTCCGGAAACTAAATCGGACGAAGATGCATTAAGATATCAAATTAAAGTAATCCAGTTAATCAGAGCGGATTTACAAAGATCTATAGATTATTACGACAAGCTGTTCATCAA aaaaattaatttccctTATGCAAGAACGTTATACAttatgtatgaaaaaaaaataagtgacATGTGCATGGAGGCTGTGGAAGATGTATGTGCAAGGTTAAAACGTATAGAAGtcgatagtaataatgattCTGAGCTAACTCTTGGTACAACTTTGTTCGAACTCTATCTCACGCTTCAACGATATGCTAT GCTGGGCCATATAGTCTGCGCAGAAGGACAATTGGaatcaatgaaaatacaaaattatcacGACTGGTTTAGAGCTGGTGTAGCACATTGGTTGGATATTGCAGTATACAAGGCTATAAAACGAATCGATAGAGCTGTTGAGTTTGATACATTACAGGCTATTGATAATACTGTGAAATACACATCCAGTGCAGTTGATACATTGacgattttttatcaaatcaaAGTTTTCTGGACACAACTGGCATGGCCTGATGTTGAAGGATCTTATACGTTTGTCACTAAAATTATAGAc GATATTTGTAAATGTTCCATTGCATACGCTGATAAAATGGCTACGAAGGCAGAGACTACAACAGATTTAGAACAACTTACCGAAAGTAGCGTCTATGAGAAAAAATTCTTGGTATCTAATGCTTGGTGCTTtgctattaataatatcgattatatcagAACATCGATCGGTCCATTGGCCAATGATTTAGGCCTTCAAGGTATCGTCGATGCTTTAGGAGAAAACAAAACTGAAGAAGAGGCTGATCGTTGCAAACAAACACTTCAGTTAATCATTGCTAATGCGGCAGACactgtgaaaaataaaattattgaattgtTAGAAGTTGTTTCCCACAAAATGGCACCTGCTATGAAAag GTATCTAATGGAAGGTGCAGAATTAATAGATACTACTAGTAATGCGATGGATCGACTTTTGCAATATCTTGATTCAAATTTAACTATATTACACGATAATCTTAGCCAGGATAACTTTGAAAGAGTTCTCCTAGTGATTTGGGAGATAATGTCTGAAACACTTTATCAATTAGTTCATAGTAATCTAGAA AAAAGAAGACCACCTTCATTCTACTCTAATCTACATCGGACACTTCATACACTCATTAGATTTTTCAATCTTGGTGCAGATGAGACGTCGAACGTGCAGGTTTTAGAGAAGATTGAAGAACTTTTGAAACTTCATGGTTTGGAAACAGCTGAGCTTATTCATCGATATAATCAAGATCGAttgaaagaacagaaagagatggaagaaaCTATCTACGGTCTTCTCACTGTTAAAGCTTGCTTCCTGAACAATTCATTGAACATTCAAGTTCTCAATGCCAGAAATCTACGACCGATGGATAGTAATG GAGATTTTATAGGCAAGCTGTCTACTCTCGAGCGTAAACTGCACTCTAAATCTAAACAAAGActgaaagaagggaagaaaa gCAAATGTGATTCTTACGTAAAAATAAGATTGTTGCcggaagaaaaatttactGATAACAAGACACCAAAGACACACGTAcaaaaggaaactttgtttcctcttttcgaTGAAACTTTTAACAT TCCTCTTACCGAAGAACAACGAGTTATAGAGGATGCCATAGTGgcttttgaaataaaagacaaagattTCTTACGAACTAGATTTATGGCTGAAGCCTTTTTATCATTCCGTGAAATTCCAGAAGTGGGACCAGAAAAAGGAATGGAATTAATGGAACAAATTCATTTGAAACTTTCACGGCCAACTAACAAAA gTACGGACGTAATTCGAGCCTTGGAACATAGGAAAGGAGACAACCAAGCAATGGATTTCATATCTAAGATGCATAATAAATCcaatacaaaataa
- the LOC127062455 gene encoding protein unc-13 homolog 4B isoform X7 codes for MEVQFCLNKNIEELYTALVYMTQHQIGYDVSNECAQEALLNHLQNAFKIDNETHERILEETQNMEAPEMHLNVEVIEAKELVSKDANGKSDPFCALYLESAPTRRYNTAVKTSTLSPIWEEHFELPLEDPENDVLSLEVWDFDAAETVPEKISKVKDIKGVRGLVKLAKEIAVTATTGSHDNEFIGRCRIPLKDIPTTGHMMWYPLEKKNKSKRRGVVKLKLAFSAEHNAQVAAQEHRHLLRVLLLYELETEKVEKYCWCGRWSGPAEALILQHSAQRGLLARNIALAQWIEYARIHQEHPLNFMVFNKLIVDLLRPMDNGLFSTDETKLFWDATRKLLYSCLNSIRKIRRLVLGDKNAITQLSAILGILSSIATLKIPEDFDLFLAKMYPWFPEPDGTKLDVIQGLENTVIQGGVEWFEHIASNTTPETKSDEDALRYQIKVIQLIRADLQRSIDYYDKLFIKKINFPYARTLYIMYEKKISDMCMEAVEDVCARLKRIEVDSNNDSELTLGTTLFELYLTLQRYAMLGHIVCAEGQLESMKIQNYHDWFRAGVAHWLDIAVYKAIKRIDRAVEFDTLQAIDNTVKYTSSAVDTLTIFYQIKVFWTQLAWPDVEGSYTFVTKIIDDICKCSIAYADKMATKAETTTDLEQLTESSVYEKKFLVSNAWCFAINNIDYIRTSIGPLANDLGLQGIVDALGENKTEEEADRCKQTLQLIIANAADTVKNKIIELLEVVSHKMAPAMKRYLMEGAELIDTTSNAMDRLLQYLDSNLTILHDNLSQDNFERVLLVIWEIMSETLYQLVHSNLEKRRPPSFYSNLHRTLHTLIRFFNLGADETSNVQVLEKIEELLKLHGLETAELIHRYNQDRLKEQKEMEETIYGLLTVKACFLNNSLNIQVLNARNLRPMDSNGDFIGKLSTLERKLHSKSKQRLKEGKKSKCDSYVKIRLLPEEKFTDNKTPKTHVQKETLFPLFDETFNIPLTEEQRVIEDAIVAFEIKDKDFLRTRFMAEAFLSFREIPEVGPEKGMELMEQIHLKLSRPTNKSTDVIRALEHRKGDNQAMDFISKMHNKSNTK; via the exons ATGGAAGTTCAGTTTTGtctgaataaaaat ATCGAGGAACTTTATACTGCCCTTGTGTATATGACACAACATCAAATCGGCTACGACGTTTCTAACGAGTGTGCACAAGAAGCTCTGTTAAATCATCTGCAAAATGCATTCAAGATCGACAATGAAACTCATGAGAGAATTTTGGAAGAAACGCAAAACATGGAG gCTCCAGAAATGCATCTCAATGTAGAAGTGATAGAAGCCAAGGAATTGGTATCCAAAGATGCTAATGGAAAAAGTGATCCGTTTTGCGCTCTTTATCTCGAATCAGCTCCTACTAGGAGATACAACACGGCTGTAAAAACGTCCACCCTTAGTCCAATATGGGAAGAACATTTTGAATT ACCTTTAGAGGATCCAGAAAACGATGTTCTATCCCTGGAAGTTTG gGATTTCGATGCAGCTGAAACTGTGCCTGAGAAAATAAGTAAAGTTAAAGATATTAAAGGTGTTCGTGGTCTCGTGAAACTTGCCAAGGAAATCGCCGTAACAGCCACCACTGGTAGTCatgataatgaatttattgGACGTTGTCGAATACCTTTAAag GATATTCCAACGACTGGACACATGATGTGGTATcctttggagaaaaaaaataaatccaaaAGACGAGGAgtcgttaaattaaaattggcTTTTAGCGCGGAACATAATGCGCAAGTTGCTGCTCAGGAACACAGACATTTACTCAGAGTTTTGTTGCTATACGAACTTGAGACTGAAAAAGTCGAAAAATATTGTTGGTGTGGTCGATGGTCAGGTCCTGCAGAAGCTTTGATCCTCCAACATAGTGCACAACGTGGTCTTTTAGCTAGAAACATTGCTCTAGCACAATGGATCGAATATGCTAGAATTCATCAAGAACATCCACTTAATTTTATggtttttaataaattgatagTCGATTTATTAAGACCTATGGATAATGGATTATTTTCTACGGATGAAACTAAACTATTTTGGGATGCAACAAGGAAATTATTGTATTCTTGTTTAAACAGTATAAGGAAAATAAGGAGATTAGTTTTAGGAGATAAAAATGCCATAACACAGTTATCAGCTATTTTAgg aaTATTATCGTCTATTGCCACTCTAAAAATTCCTGAAGATTTTGATCTATTTCTTGCAAAGATGTATCCTTGGTTTCCAGAACCAGATGGTACGAAATTGGATGTTATTCAAGGTTTAGAGAACACAGTTATACAAGGCGGTGTCGAATG GTTTGAACACATAGCAAGTAATACTACTCCGGAAACTAAATCGGACGAAGATGCATTAAGATATCAAATTAAAGTAATCCAGTTAATCAGAGCGGATTTACAAAGATCTATAGATTATTACGACAAGCTGTTCATCAA aaaaattaatttccctTATGCAAGAACGTTATACAttatgtatgaaaaaaaaataagtgacATGTGCATGGAGGCTGTGGAAGATGTATGTGCAAGGTTAAAACGTATAGAAGtcgatagtaataatgattCTGAGCTAACTCTTGGTACAACTTTGTTCGAACTCTATCTCACGCTTCAACGATATGCTAT GCTGGGCCATATAGTCTGCGCAGAAGGACAATTGGaatcaatgaaaatacaaaattatcacGACTGGTTTAGAGCTGGTGTAGCACATTGGTTGGATATTGCAGTATACAAGGCTATAAAACGAATCGATAGAGCTGTTGAGTTTGATACATTACAGGCTATTGATAATACTGTGAAATACACATCCAGTGCAGTTGATACATTGacgattttttatcaaatcaaAGTTTTCTGGACACAACTGGCATGGCCTGATGTTGAAGGATCTTATACGTTTGTCACTAAAATTATAGAc GATATTTGTAAATGTTCCATTGCATACGCTGATAAAATGGCTACGAAGGCAGAGACTACAACAGATTTAGAACAACTTACCGAAAGTAGCGTCTATGAGAAAAAATTCTTGGTATCTAATGCTTGGTGCTTtgctattaataatatcgattatatcagAACATCGATCGGTCCATTGGCCAATGATTTAGGCCTTCAAGGTATCGTCGATGCTTTAGGAGAAAACAAAACTGAAGAAGAGGCTGATCGTTGCAAACAAACACTTCAGTTAATCATTGCTAATGCGGCAGACactgtgaaaaataaaattattgaattgtTAGAAGTTGTTTCCCACAAAATGGCACCTGCTATGAAAag GTATCTAATGGAAGGTGCAGAATTAATAGATACTACTAGTAATGCGATGGATCGACTTTTGCAATATCTTGATTCAAATTTAACTATATTACACGATAATCTTAGCCAGGATAACTTTGAAAGAGTTCTCCTAGTGATTTGGGAGATAATGTCTGAAACACTTTATCAATTAGTTCATAGTAATCTAGAA AAAAGAAGACCACCTTCATTCTACTCTAATCTACATCGGACACTTCATACACTCATTAGATTTTTCAATCTTGGTGCAGATGAGACGTCGAACGTGCAGGTTTTAGAGAAGATTGAAGAACTTTTGAAACTTCATGGTTTGGAAACAGCTGAGCTTATTCATCGATATAATCAAGATCGAttgaaagaacagaaagagatggaagaaaCTATCTACGGTCTTCTCACTGTTAAAGCTTGCTTCCTGAACAATTCATTGAACATTCAAGTTCTCAATGCCAGAAATCTACGACCGATGGATAGTAATG GAGATTTTATAGGCAAGCTGTCTACTCTCGAGCGTAAACTGCACTCTAAATCTAAACAAAGActgaaagaagggaagaaaa gCAAATGTGATTCTTACGTAAAAATAAGATTGTTGCcggaagaaaaatttactGATAACAAGACACCAAAGACACACGTAcaaaaggaaactttgtttcctcttttcgaTGAAACTTTTAACAT TCCTCTTACCGAAGAACAACGAGTTATAGAGGATGCCATAGTGgcttttgaaataaaagacaaagattTCTTACGAACTAGATTTATGGCTGAAGCCTTTTTATCATTCCGTGAAATTCCAGAAGTGGGACCAGAAAAAGGAATGGAATTAATGGAACAAATTCATTTGAAACTTTCACGGCCAACTAACAAAA gTACGGACGTAATTCGAGCCTTGGAACATAGGAAAGGAGACAACCAAGCAATGGATTTCATATCTAAGATGCATAATAAATCcaatacaaaataa